CTGTTGTCATAGACATGAACTGACTTGGAGAAACTTAGAAAATGGGAATTGATTTTGGTACAGAAGGATCAACACAAATTCTAGTTTCACCAAGTTTCTACGTGAGTAAACAGGCATTCATCAAATACACATGTAACAAGAGTAGCATTCTGGAGAGTGATGGTGAATCTAGTTCAAACCTAAAAGaatgaaattttacaaaatcTGCTAGATTAGAAAGAATTTCACATCCTATTTGTCTTACTTCCACCTCTAATAGCAGCTCTTTGTTCCCACAACTTATCACCTGAAGAGAAAAGGGCCTTGGCTTTCCAAAAGCCAACCACTTAGAAGTTAGAATCATCTTTCAACCTACTATAGGTTCAGTCATTCAATTTTCCTCTCCTAATTTTGATAGAGTAACAGACAATATCCTCATCATCAATGGACATTGACAGGGCCATGGTTGCTAAGCCCTTGAGGATACACCCAACGTTGCTGTTTCAATGTGAGCGCCTATTGTGCATGGCAATGAACTTTATTCCATGCTTCAAAAAGAGTTCAAACTccaggtgttttttttttttttggtcaaatgaAAAGGATAAACAATGATCCGAACCTCATGTCTACGAGAACATTTGAAAATAGGTGACCCTGGTTTCGCCTGAAAATCTCCCTCTTGACCACCAATTACAACAAGACGATCGTCGACAACAATACATGCCCTGACATGAACAGTAAAAAACCAAAGATCAGAATATcaccaaaagataaaaaaaaaaaatcaacaaacaGTCAGACTGCATTATTATAGACTATAGTAGTGCTACTAGGGTTGCACGAATAATGGAGATTTACATGAAACTTTTTAGATGAAATAACAGTATCTCCTTGATTCTAATTTTAGTTACAATTTTTTATAGATTTGAGTAGCCAAATAGAATACATTCATGAGATGACATGTTGAAGACAACAAGACAATCAATTGTCTTCAGTAAACATTGGACTCTGTCCATATATCATAGACAAGTGACATGAAATGGGTGTCATGTTTTAAGCACAATTCTTTGAAGGTTCAGGCCTGAAATTTTCATGCCACAAACATATCCATGTGTGTACCATCTGTGGATACAAATGCACAACTGTGTACATATATGCACACCCCATACATGTGAACATGCACATGGATGAGGATGTGCATATGCACACCAAAATATACACCAAAACACTCATCACATATCACAAGGTGCACTATGTTcgtgcacacatacacacatggAGGTGTGATCTCTAGTCGGCAGTTTAGTTTTGGTGAACTCAAGTTCACAGTTTAGATTGAGTGAACTCTACATCCTTAATCTAACTAGAAGTCTTCTGTAAGAGGTAGATCTGTCATCCCAATTAGTATCAGAACCATGGGCTTGCGGTTGAAGCAATTCCAGAGTGAAACAAAAGCAGGAACCTAACACTGATAAATTATATTACTTAGGTAAGTAGTTCCTTATCTTTGAACAGCCCATTTATGTAAAGAACCCAACCGTCATTGGTAATTTTAACAAGTTGAATTATGAAGCCTGCACTTCCACATTAATAGTCCTAGAAAAGACTCAAACACATACCTAATGATTATAAGTCTCCATTTAGGATGTAACATTTTTTCAAGGCTGCATTGAACATTTCATCCTTAACTATCTTCAATGTTTCTAAAGAAAATAGGACATTTCATACAAATTCTTCGGCAAACATACAACTCATTTAcatttttccaaagaaaattttcatataaggTTTGCTTCCAAGTACCATTAGCAGCAGACCATCACTGGAAGAGACTTAGCAAGAATATTCACCGAGgcataaaattaattattttgacCCTGAGTATCTAAAGATGACCAAAGCAATCAACAAACCTATGGGGCCCACCACGAGGTATAGGAACCTCAGATCTCCACTCTTTGTCTAATGGTTTCCCATCTTTCACAGCAATGCTCCAATGTTCCGTTCCTGGTGTATGGCGATTCTCTTTGCTACCTCCCATTACATGTAGTCGTCCTCTCCACACTTGAGTAGCCGGGGCATACCTACATTAAAATACCATGTTATGGTCTTATCAACTTTAATTGAAATTAATTCCCCTAGAGTAGTAAGTGCCCAGTCAATACAAGGTGTCAAGGATTAAACTTAACATGCAAGGCgcacattttcttttgtttaaaggtatttttttggttaagtgtattttttgtcttttatgaaaaaagtacCCTTTTACTTTTCCAATTGTGTCCTTAAAAGGAGGGCACCATTCTGTTTTTCCTTTAGATAGTTCAGGGGCATCTGCAACTCTGCAAAGTAGCATCcctcaattttgaaaaaagtaGAATATGTATGAATGGCTATTATGCTTCATTACTGCCAGGAGAGTTCACTCTCTTAAGAAACAAAAGCACCAATCTTACATGTTGACAAAAAAATCCAGCAAGGATGTCAAGTCACAAGCTTGAAAAAAGTATGTGCCAATATGATAGATTAGCATGGGGCATATCAAGTGCATCCAACATGTGACAGTGAAACCCTCGAAGAAACAAACACATCTTCCCTTTGTATATTAGatagacaaaaatgaaaagggaaaaattgcACAAACAGATCTAAAggttttataataataaaaaaacatctaACTTTAGGTAACGTTAATACCTAAGTTGCAGTTAATAAGAATAAATCTTTTTCCAATGTAAATTAACTAGAATGTTCTCAATAAACTATCTTCATGTTCACTAGTTCACGTTACTTTGTTTCAAAAATTCTAACACATgtttaaatttaattatatcTAAAAATAGTTATTAAATTAATATCCGAATAATTCGATATCTGAATAAGTTAGTTTACTTTCATGGCCTTTCTAAGGgaaaatttgataattttttcattaatttaacAGTTGACTTAATGGAAATAAAGGTGTGATTTTTTAACTAATCATCGAAAAACTTGGGCACGCATTTAACAATGTCAAAAACTTAGTTTCTGTTGCTATTACCAAATTTTTAGgtgattttaagaaaatttggaGAAAAGGAGTTAGGTTGAATTTACACTAGTCATATAGATATGCAAGGTAGCAAAACACGTTTGTTAGTAGAACACGGGagtacagaaaaaaaaaggcactgAAAAACAGCCTTTTGAACGTGTGTACTCAGTTCttaacccccccccccccaccccaccccagaaaaaaaaaaaaaaaaggacgttCCAGCACAAaattgatccacaattctaaacCAAATAGCTACAAAACCAAATTATAAAGCTAAACTAAACTAGAAATTTAGTGAAACCGGCGATAAGCTTTAAGTCACTTGTGAGTACAACTAAAAAGTAAGCAATCAAGCTCATAAAAGAAAACGGATAAGCTCTGATATTAATTTGATCGAAGGTTTAAGATCTTATCAAATTCATGCAGAATAGAATGCTAAATGAGGTGCTGTGTAACACAACTTTTACAGCATACGAATAGGCTTTAAGTCACTCTAGAGAAAATGAGCAATGGCAGAAACGAACAAGATCTGGCCTGATTCAGATAAAAGTTACACAGAATAGATGCATTGAAAGGCTACCTGGGAAGAGGTAAAGGGGGGAACTCATCCCACTGCTTCGTCACTGTATCTAATACAAAGGAATTAGTTGTTGGGCCTCTACATTGAGGTCCATATTGTCCACTTATGATATAAATATATCTTCCATCTGTTGCCACCCCTAAATGTGAATTTGCCATTAGTTTTGGGGTATCAATTCTTTCTTCCCATGTATTATTGCTAAAATTATAGATGTCCACATGAGAATGCACCTGCAGAATATTGAATACAGACCACATAAAAATGAGTAGATCATTTTTATTGTTGAACTTAAATTGACACCAATAAGGAAAATTGAtggattaaaaaattttgagtcaGGCTCAACAAAGAAAATCTTTGAAACAATATAAAATAGCCATTAGCTGCCCAAAACCAAGCTCTCAGTCGCTACTTATAAACATTGAATGAAGAAAGGATAGCACATACGGCATTTGGAAGCCTACATGAGATAGTAAGACATCAAAATGTGTTTGAAGTTTGCACCACAAAGATGAGCATAGTAATCGCATAATAGACAATAGAAGACTAACAGAACGTTAGCATTTCATTCCACATTTATGCTACATGATTCCAATAGAGCCATTAAAACATGATCTGGTTCTGAACCCTAAAGATTTTCCCATATTTGGCACATGGACTCCCCAAAATGTTTCAGAAACATTATATCCTAAGTATTGATGCATCAATCAAATTCCAGAGACTACCTAATTATTGAACATAGATTAAGCTACCTGGCAAGTGGTAACATAGAGAACAGGTATTAGTGCAGCTTTCCTGCTCTCCATGCCATATAAATACTCTGTATGAAAAGGTGTTTTACATTTGTGTGTTTCTGTGTCTACGATACAAGTGTGTGTGTCCAAGGAGGTTACAGTTCAAGAAGGCGACAATTGATAAAGTGAATCGTAACTGAAAATGTGGTATGTTACAGTTACAAGGCACagactgcttttttttttcctgaaatgcTCAAGCAGAAGGCGTAATCAGAAGACTCACTTGCAAGGATTCAATGTCCTACTGGGCATGGTTCAAAAGCACCACAAACCCATCTTAGCAACACATGCTTTTGTTTAAAGGGACATAGATATAGAGAAAATAAATTGGGGGTGCAATGCATCTGTACCTCTGAAGGATAAGAATAACATAGTGGTATATAAGAAATGTGCCTTAAAGACAGAGTGAAAGGGAAGGCAAATCATCCGCTTGGCAATTACACTTCTATCACTATCAACTGACAACGTCAGCATCCAAGAATACAACATCCCCTACATTTGACAATATTGTGcattgaatcattttctttgtttattagGTTTACACTTACATTAGGTAAATCACAGAAGACGTTAATGTACCACATAATGAGCCGACACACATAAATGGATGTCTTGAACACTCACATGATCAATAGAACCATAGCCGGAGATCACATATAAACGATCGTTAATCTGCACAGCAGAACCATCCAACCGAGGCACAGGTGCTTCTGCCATCTCCTCCCACTCAAGAGTAGGTGCAGGTATATCAGCAAAAGTTGCATTGAACTCCAAATTCTGAAGATGGGTAAGTGCTTTCtgaaaagaatgaaaggaaGAATCATTATCATGTCTAGTTTGGCACAACGAAACACATTAACCACATCTGAGTGCTACTTGGACGCTCTTCTCATTTTTCAGCGGAAGTTAAGAACCGCCGCATAAGTCGTCCGTGAGAAGCATGGGAGAACCTGTAACGTGAGATTTGACGATTTTTACTAGTATTTCGGTgaaaatttccaattttctcATTGCCACCACTCCACCTACGTTAGATAACCAGCTAGAAGTAAATTCTCATATCATTTTTCAACACGACTACTCAAGCCATTGAAGTAACCTTTTCCAGTAAACTGGAAATGTATCACCTAACCGCAGTTT
This window of the Nymphaea colorata isolate Beijing-Zhang1983 chromosome 2, ASM883128v2, whole genome shotgun sequence genome carries:
- the LOC116246683 gene encoding kelch repeat-containing protein At3g27220-like, which translates into the protein MARGVGGTNAKHHPALKHVVLVACFILLAGVLLFNLLWTWSSSPSSYFPSVNKSVKRVVVAEKERKALTHLQNLEFNATFADIPAPTLEWEEMAEAPVPRLDGSAVQINDRLYVISGYGSIDHVHSHVDIYNFSNNTWEERIDTPKLMANSHLGVATDGRYIYIISGQYGPQCRGPTTNSFVLDTVTKQWDEFPPLPLPRYAPATQVWRGRLHVMGGSKENRHTPGTEHWSIAVKDGKPLDKEWRSEVPIPRGGPHRACIVVDDRLVVIGGQEGDFQAKPGSPIFKCSRRHEVVYGDVYVTEDGKKWTQWPPMPKPDSHIEFAWILRNNSIVIVGGTTEKHPVTKKMMLVGEVFRLRLDTLEWSVIGRMPFRDKTVLVGYWNGWLYFNSGQRDRGPDDPSPKLVIGSTWRTKLKF